The segment tatgctgttATATTGATTTTTCGTAATGGAAATGCTTCCTTATCATGATTTTAATTCATAATATTTAAATAACTAGTTTCACttaattattataagttataacctCAAATTGATAGTCGTTATatcaaaaaataattaaataaaaaacaaaaaagaagccACCAACGTAAGTCGTTAACCATATACTTTCATGTACTCTTCGTTTTCCCAATCTCCAATCTTCTTACTCTTCAATAACTTCaatcaacaataacaacaaatttaattaactaattaaataatgttgtTTGCATACAAAGCATGCTTTTCTGCAGTTTTCCTACTTACAGAAATGGGAAATGTTCTTAGCTTTGATTCAACTCTGAAGCAATCTCTGTCATCACTCTCTCGTATGgttttctctctttctctttctctccctTCATATATTTTGTTGGGTTGTCTTCAATGGCATGAAATACTGCAATATTGGAGCCTTGAATACTTGCTAAATTACAAAGTAAgttttttcttgaatttttattatctgattttgattcttgagGTCGCAACAATAATTGATGTTCATATCTGTTGACTTGAACAGGTTCAAGAAAGTGTAGATGGCTACATTTGGGGATATTGGGGTAGCAGCAGCAATAAATATCATTAGTGCATTAGTTTTCCTTATAGCTTTTGCTATCCTACGCCTTCAACCTGTGAATGATAGAGTATACTTTCCAAAATGGTATATCAAGGGTTTAAGAACAAGCCGTACAACCTCAGGGGCATTTGTAAAAAAGTTTGTTAATTTGGATTATCGATCATATATAAAGTTTCTTAATTGGGTGCCTGAGGCACTAACAATGCCCGAATCTGAGCTCATCGATCATGCTGGTTTAGATTCGGCTGTGTATTTGAGGATTTATTTGTTAGGGTATGTTACTTTACTCTTTAAATTGGTTGCAATATGAGGGTATTTTTGGTATACCACGTGCTGATAATtttgatatataatttttttttcttttgaaaaatcttaTATTCACATTTGGGTGTTTGAAGTtggtatataatatttttttttcttgttgtgTGTGCAGGTTAAAAATATTTGTTCCCATATTCTTGCTAACGTGGGCTATTTTAATACCGGTTAATTGGACAAACAACACACTAGAGCGCTCTAAAGAAAATTTTAGTCAAATTGATAAGCTTTCTATATCAAACATCCCGCATGGATCTCCAAGGCATGGAAATCTTACCTATGATTATGTGGATTATTTGTTACGATGACATGACATGACATAGTAATATATAACATGTTGTACTGCGTTTGATGTGCGTTGTCAGTAGGACAAAAAATGCAATTCTTTTTATCTCACTAAAAAAGGTGGGATGAAGACTCGCTCTCAGAAAAAAGATATGAATACCTGTATCATtgaaaataatcataaaaaactTGTATAGTCCCACCGGTCCTATCCTATCTTGCTTCCTGCAACATATATATGCAACTTTAATGTTAAATGCTTCTTGTTTATGTAACAATTTGTAGGTTTTGGGCTCATGTAGCAATGGCATATGTTGTTACGATTTGGACGTGCTTTATGTTGAAAAAGGAGTATGAGACAATTGCAAATATGCGGTTTTACTTTCTTCAATCAGAAAAACCTCGAGCTGATCAATTTACGGTAAGatgttacctttttttttttttttttttttttttttttttttttctcatggAGACAAAATTCAATCCGGTAAGAATGACTCAATAGAGAAATTCAGGAACACAAGGCTTTCCCGTTATATCCtaactttttaaatattttttttccttCCATTTACCCAAGCATGCcgtctttttctttttcaaatattTTTAGAAATTAATTAGTTATCCAGACAGcacttaatgaaaaaaaaatgatcGTTTGCAGGTTCTTGTGAAGAACGTCCCGCGAGATGATGATGAGACACTTAGCGAGACCGTGCAACACTTTTTTTTAGTGAACCATCACGATAACTATCTCACCCATCAGGTTTAGCTCGGTTATTTGTATATATTCATGTAGAGTTAGGATTATATGTAAAGCACCAAGTATGGTATGACTGCATAACTCATTGTGGATCAAACATTTTAGGGGCATGATGGTAAATTAACTAATTAAATCAATTACTTTTTCAATTAATCAATCCCTTAAATTCTGGATTTTGACTAACTCGTCTAAAATATTGTTATTTTCCTTGAAAATGATTGGTTCATGATCAGGTACATATTTATATAATAGATATCATTTATATTTGAACCTAGCCCGACATATACATTTTCATTTCATATATGCATTGACACCAAAAACATGTAGACTTTTCGCACAAAcattttttgattttgatttataatttatatattaaatatgactacaaaaaatgttttgaaacaatgatcAATCTTTCTCCACCAAATCAATTCAAGAGTTTGAAACACTTGAGTATACTTTGGACGACTTTAAACCATTTGCACCTTTTGTTTTGACCTATTTTTATGGTTTTACCCATTATAGTAAAATATAAATGATTTGCAGGTCGTTTGTAATGCAAACAAGCTTGCAAAACTGGTTAAGaagaaacaaaagaaacaaaactGGCTCGATTACTACCAGATTAAGTTCTCAAAGAATCCGTTAAAACGACCAACGATGAAGGTACTTTCGTTTATATGTCTCTCGAGacattttcattttttgtgtctgggagtccttttatatatataacaaagtTATTTTACATGCTCTTTTTTGATTAATAGACTGGTTTTCATGGATTTTGGGGAGCTAAAGTTGATGCTATTGAGTATCACGAAGCAGAAATCGAGAAACTTTCAAACGAAGTAATCGTCCATCCTTATTCTCTTATGAGATCATATGTTTGCAAGACGTATTCGTTAAGCCTTCGTAAAATCaagggctaaatgcaagaaataacaacttacttttctttatttatgcattatagcatcctacttccaATTCTTTCTATTGAAGCATAATacttataatttttttcttattaaatctACACAATGTAAGCATAGCACTCTCAAAACTTATTATTAGGATATCAGACTTTGAAAATTTTACCTAATTATAATGGCGAAAATTGCTTTATATTTGAATGACATTGCTATAAACAGGTAGATTTTCATTGTACAACGTAAAATAAAGAAATTTAAGTAGgattatataataaacaaatcaatgaaagtacattgatatttcTTGCATTCAACCCtaagaacaaaaaataaaataaaaccataCTAGCTAGTAATTTCCGTTCTTGAAGGGTATTTTAAACATTTGACTAACAGTTGAACACTTTGTTACTATTTTTGCATATCTAGATAGCCGAAGAGAGAAAAAATGTGGTGAATAACCCAAAAGCAATCATGCCAGCAGCCTTTGTCTCCTTTAAAACTCGTTGGGGAGCCGCTGTTTGTGCTCAAACACAACAAGCTAGAAACCCGACTTTGTGGTTGACCGATTGGGCTCCCGAGCCCCGTGACGTATACTGGAAAAACCTCGCGATACCTTACGTCTCTTTGACCATCCGGAAGGTTTTAATGGGTGTCGCGTTCTTTTTTCTCACTTTCTTTTTTATGATCCCGATCACATTTGTCCAATCACTTGCAAACATTGAAGGCATCGAGAAGGCTGTACCATTCCTTAAACCTATAATCGATGTGTAAGTTCTACGCACTAGCTAGTTCACTTGTTTTAATTGTAAGATGTTGTTTCCTTTTTACTTAACTGATTTATAGGAGACAATACTAGATATAAGATACTTCAAAAATATTTATGacaagaaattaaatatcctcctacctaTTGTGCCTACTTTTCCTCCTATCTATGTCAAATGATGACAAGAATCACATGTCAAATGGTGACAAGTGTCacattttaataaaattaaaaatattttaagaTACTTGTCACCATTTGACATGGATAGGAGGATAAATAGAAACAAAAGTAGGAGGTTAGGACAATGATGGCACATTTGGGGAAATGACAAGAAATAATTGCACCGAAAATTGTAAGGAGTTAGGATTAATGGGAAAACATCATTTttctagcttttttttttttttttattgaaccTTATTTTCTTCATTAGTAAAAAAAACTTGTATATAGCTTGCCTTTGTGTTTCTATTTTGCCATTTCATGCTATTTTAAGAAAGTGTTAGTGGTTCTATTTTGCCATTTCTTGCTATATTGAGAAACTGTTGTCGGGATGAATAAGTTTAACAAATGTATGAGAAAATGAAGGCACAATTGGGGAAACGGGAggaaaatataagtaaatggaaATTTGTAAAAAGTTAAAACTCTTAATTATTTTCCTGACTTTCTCTTTTAAGTCATTCATTGtgcattaagtaaaaaagaaacaacacctTAATTAGGCATGTTTCTTTTCTCCCCATGATGTTTGTAACTTTGTATGGAGTAAGTCTTGCATGCATAAAGCCGGTTTCCTTTTTTGGACCGAATGGAAAGAACCATCtgaatataaaatgtttatgcaGCAAACCAATCAAGTCATTAATCCAAGGTTTTCTACCGGGGATCATGTTGAAGATCTTCCTCATGCTACTACCAAGACTCTTGATGTTGATgtcaaaatttgaaggatattTTAGTATATCGCGACTTGAGAGGAGATCCGCATCAAGATATTATCTTTTCAAAATTGTAAACGTCTTTCTAGGAAGCATTATCACCGGGGCTGCATTCGAACAGCTCAATACATTTCTACATCAGTCAGCAAATCGGTATGTTAACATGGATCCAACTTTTCAGTTGAATTACTTAATTTTCTtcgttttacaatttttttttcatgggTGGTGTTTAGGATTCCGGAGACGATTGGAATCGCGATTCCGATGAAAGCAACATTCTTTATAACGTATATAATGGTTGATGGATGGAGTGGTACTGCTGGAGAGATTTTGCGGTTGAAGGCGTTGATAATCTATCACTTGAAGAACCTTTTTTTAGTTAAAACCGAAAGAGATCGAGAGAAGGCTATGAATCCGGGAAGTATTGGTTTCAACACTGGAGAACCCCAAATACAATTCTATTTCCTCATTGGTCTTGTTTATGCTGTTGTGACACCGCTTCTAATTCCGTTTATCTTGGTTTTCTTCTGCCTAGCATTTGTTATCTACCGTCATCAGGTAATACATTTTCTTACCCATAATGGCAACATATTTATTTTTAGTGATAATAGCGATATGTAACCTATAATAGCAATGGACTTACGTTTTCCTACTCATAAGAGCAACATACTTACATTTTTTTTACCGATAAGAGCAATATCTAACAAATAATTTACATTGCTCATATCGATAGAAAaatgtatgttattatggatAAAAAGCTATAAGTAACTAACTATTATGAGCAAATAACAATCTACATTGTTATTTTAGgtaaaaaaaagaataaagatcATAAAGTACAATGCCTATATTGGTAGCGCATATAAGTAAATTGCTATTTGGGTAAAAGTTATAAGTATTTTGTTATTATGTGTAGGTACGTTGTTATTATACGTAAAAGCTATATGTATATagctattatgtgttatataataACTACATTGCTATCCTCGGTAAAGATATATAAGTATGATGCTATTATGGGTAAAAATAAAGTAAATTGCCTATATTGGTAGTGAAATATAAGTACATTGCAATTTGGGTAGCAcataagtacattgctattttcggTAAAGAAATGTTAGTACGTTCTTATATTTTGGTAAAGAAATATAAGTAGGTTGCTATAATGGGTAAAAAATAAACTACATTGCCCTAATGAGAGCAAAGTAGGTTTCTGTTCTCCATATATAATGTGCCCTATAAAATTTAGCTAAGATGTTTGCGCTAATATGCAGATAATAAA is part of the Lactuca sativa cultivar Salinas chromosome 7, Lsat_Salinas_v11, whole genome shotgun sequence genome and harbors:
- the LOC111891032 gene encoding calcium permeable stress-gated cation channel 1; this encodes MATFGDIGVAAAINIISALVFLIAFAILRLQPVNDRVYFPKWYIKGLRTSRTTSGAFVKKFVNLDYRSYIKFLNWVPEALTMPESELIDHAGLDSAVYLRIYLLGLKIFVPIFLLTWAILIPVNWTNNTLERSKENFSQIDKLSISNIPHGSPRFWAHVAMAYVVTIWTCFMLKKEYETIANMRFYFLQSEKPRADQFTVLVKNVPRDDDETLSETVQHFFLVNHHDNYLTHQVVCNANKLAKLVKKKQKKQNWLDYYQIKFSKNPLKRPTMKTGFHGFWGAKVDAIEYHEAEIEKLSNEIAEERKNVVNNPKAIMPAAFVSFKTRWGAAVCAQTQQARNPTLWLTDWAPEPRDVYWKNLAIPYVSLTIRKVLMGVAFFFLTFFFMIPITFVQSLANIEGIEKAVPFLKPIIDVKPIKSLIQGFLPGIMLKIFLMLLPRLLMLMSKFEGYFSISRLERRSASRYYLFKIVNVFLGSIITGAAFEQLNTFLHQSANRIPETIGIAIPMKATFFITYIMVDGWSGTAGEILRLKALIIYHLKNLFLVKTERDREKAMNPGSIGFNTGEPQIQFYFLIGLVYAVVTPLLIPFILVFFCLAFVIYRHQIINVYNPKYESRAAFWPDVHGRVITALIISQILLMGLLSTKHAVASTPVLLALPILTIGFHIYCKGRFEPAFTRYPLQEAMNKDTLDQVREPNLKGNLKGYLEKAYLHPVFKDEDYEDHYDDGSLVMPTKRRARRNTPSTSRTGGGLGPLLPEIILEEHKP